In Methanobrevibacter sp. V74, the genomic window TTATTTATGATCATGTAAAAAAAGAAGCAAATATCTTAGATTTAAAAACCAAGTGCCGACATTTAGTTTTTCATGAAATTTACATGATCAATATATCTCTTCAAAACCTCTTCAATTGGCCCTTCATCCATGACCAATTTAACATCAGCATCGTCTGCTTTGATTTTAGATTTAAAACCATATTGAACTGAAATTATAGCATCACAATCCTTGCAAGCTTGAATTACTTTTCCGCCTTGATGTTTTGAATCATCAGAAATTTCTAATTCACGTTTTTCAACAAAATCCATGTCATCATAAACGTATATGGTTTTACCCTTTCCAAGATGAGTGTCAACATTTTTACCATCAGATGATACCACCGCCAAACGCATTTTGAAATCCTCCATTTTAATTAAATAATAATACAATTATAATACCACTTACACTCCAGCACCTTGCAATGCATGAAGACAACTGCAATCTTCCTCATCATCAACATTTTTTATGAAGTTATATATTAATTCATATAGGTCAACTTCTTTTTGAGCAAGCATCTCAAATACCTCATCTATCGTAAGCTCATTTTCAGAAATTCCAGAAGCGTAATTTGACACTATGCAAATGGAATTATAACAAATTTCTCTTTCACGGGCCAAGGTAACTTCAGGAAGTCCAGTCATTCCAACAATATCCCCCCCAAGCATTTTAAACATTTTAATCTCGGCAGGTGTTTCGAATCTGGGCCCTTCAGTGCAAACATAAATTCCCCCCAATATTACATCCCCTGAAGCATCTAAAACATTAGCCAAACTAGGACAATAAGGCTCTGTAACATCAATATGAACCACACAATCTTCATAGAAAGTTTTATCCCTGTTTTGTGAGAAATCTAAAAAATCATCTGGAACAACAAAAGATCCCGGAGGCATGTCCTTATTCATTGAACCAACAGAGTTAGTAGCTATTACCTTTGTAACCCCAACATTTTTAAGTGCATCAATATTTGCACGATAATTGATTTTATGTGGAGGAATAGAATGTCCAGAAGCATGACGAGGAATAAAAGCCACTTTTTTAGAACATATATCTAAAATGGATACCTCAACATTCCCATATTCAGTTTTGACTAACTCATTTTTACAAAAGTCGGCTTTTTGAGCAATTTCATAAACTCCGCTGCCTCCAATAATACCTATCATTGCAATCATCCTTTGCAAACGGACAACGGTTTTACTTTTGCAACCAATTTTGCAATACCTGTACTGTCAGAAACCCTAACTACTGAATCTACATCTTTATAAGCTCCAGGAGCTTCCTCTTCAATGACATGCTTACTGCTAGCTTTGACTTTAATACCTTTTGATGCTAAATCGTCAGTGATTTCATCTGCATCATAATCCTTCTTAGCTCTGGAACGTGACAGGATCCTGCCGGCTCCATGAGCTGTAGAACCAAATGTTTCCCCCATTGCAGTTTCGCTACCATACAATACATATGATGCAGTTCCCATTGTACCTGGAATTAAAACGGGCTGTCCCACATCCCTATATTTTTCAGGGACTTCCTCCCTTCCAGGACCGAATGCTCTTGTTGCTCCTTTACGGTGAACTATGACCTCTTCTTCGCGATTATAAATTTTATGGGTTTCCAATTTTGCAATATTGTGAGCCACATCATAAAGAATGCTCATTTCCATTTCTTTTGCAGATTTGCCTAAGACCTCTTCAAAAGTTTCCCTAATCCAATGAGTTATCATTTGTCTATTAGCCCATGCATAATTAGCCGCAGCAGACATTGCCTTAATATAATTATGTGCTTCTTTTGAATCAAGTGGAGCGCAAGCCAATTGCCTATCTGCAATATTAATTTTATAATTTTTATAAGTCTTATCCATTATTCTTAAATAATCAGAGCATACCTGATGTCCGCAGCCTCTTGAACCTGTGTGAACCATAACAACAATCATTCCTTTTTCAAGCCCAAATACTTCTGCAACTTCTTCATCATAGATTTCATCCACAATTTGAATTTCTAAAAAATGATTGCCTGAACCAAGTGAACCCAATTGTGGAATACCTCTTTTTTTAGCCTTATCAGAAACGATACTTGAATCGGCATCCTCCATCTTACCATTTTCTTCTAAAACTTCTAAATCTTCAGCCCATCCGTATCCATTATCTACAGCCCATTCAGCACCATAATCAAGTACATCGTTAATTTCATTTTCTTTCAGTCTGATTTTGCCTTTGCTGCCTACACCTGAAGGGATGTTTTCAAATAACTTTTCTGTAAGTTCATCTAGGCTATCTTCAATATCCTCCAATGCCAGATTTGATTTGATTAATCTGACTCCGCAGTTAATGTCAAATCCAACCCCTCCAGGAGATACGACACCATTTCTTATACTGAATGCTGCAACTCCCCCTATCGGAAATCCATATCCGAAATGAATATCAGGCAATCCTATTGCATATCTTTGAACACCTGGAAGACATGCCACATTAACAATTTGTTCAATAGCTCCCTCTTCCAAATCGTCAATGTATTCATCTGCAATATAAAATCTTCCAGAAGCCCTCATAGATTTGTTATAAGAACCCGGAATCTCATAAACATTATCTCTCACTTTTTTAATTTCGTCTTTAATTGTCATAGTATCACAAAAAATATAATTGCTTTTATATATATTATTGGCATTTAAATAAGGTTTTCTAAAAAATCATTTTCTAAATAATGATGAAACACCTGCAAGAAGTAAAAATATCGCACTTATCACATTAATATAATCAGATCCAAGAATAACGAACATAGTTGCGATTATAAAACCAATACCTGCAATCTCAGCATTTTTTCTAACATAATATGTTGAAGCAATACCTAAAAATGATGCAACGACTGCAATTAATCCTAAAAAAGGAGTATGTGCATTGGTTGGAACACTTCCAAGGAATATTAAAAAGGAACCTGAGAATATTCCGACTAGTGAACCAACAATACCCAATATCATTTCAAAAATTCTTGAGATGCTTTTAGTTCTTTTCATGATAATAAATTTATAAGGGATATTATAAATACTTTAAAAATCCCCTTCTTCATTGTTGTCAAAAAAATAGCTTTCCCTGACTTCGATTTTGGTCCTGCCCTGCAGGGTGTCTATGGTGTCCATGTTCAGTCCGATTTCACGAAGCTGGCTTGCATGGAATTTTTTCAGCATGTGGATAGGGAAGCGGTTGTTGTATCCACCTTTTCCCAGTCAAAGCTGGTTGTTGATTGTTCTGAACTTTTTGATGAAATGCTGTTCTCTGATTTTAAACAGTTGGGAGTCCGGTTGCAGATACCTGTTTTCGCTTAAAATGTAATTGATTATTTCAACTGTTGCTTCAGCTGCAGCAGGTGTAATAATACTTGTTTATTTTCTGCCTTTTAAGATAAAAGAGTGGCAAGATTGCCTGATTGTCTTTCATCCTTTTGAGTGTTTCATAGATGTCATCGATTGTGGCAGTCCTCGGTGGCTTTGATGAATTCACACTGTAAGGTTCAGTGTTTCCATTCTTGCACAGCTGATGAGCTCATGAATAGGATTATTGACTTCATGAGAGGAATGGATATTTTCAAAGCTTTTTTGATGATGTTTTTGTCAGGCAAGTCTTTAAAGCTGATTGCCACTTCATCTATGTTTTTGGTGCTGATTGGAAACAATGGACGTATCTCTATTTCTAAATGTCTGTAGAATGCCAAGAGTTTGCTGAATATGCTTTTGGTTGTGGAGCATGCGTGTTTTTCGTATAGGTATGCCCTGAAGCCCAATAGTCTTTTCTTAGAGTTCTGTATTTCCAGCGTCTTTCTTCTTCTTTTTCAGCCTCATCAAGGAGTTCCGCCCTGTTTTTTCATTGTAATTGGAGCATTCATGCTTTATGAAAATACTTCCTATGAAACTAATTATAAGTCAACAATAACCTGAAGCTCAACATGGTCTGTTTTTCTAACCTCCATTTTATGAAATGTTATTGCTTTTATTTCTGTTTTTCGCTCATGTTTATTCCAATTTATGGTTTCTCCTTTAATTTTAGCTTTTAGGTGTAAATTATCACTAATCTCAACATGAAATTCACTAAACAGCATGAATTTGATTTCATGATAGAACAGCAGCTCCTCCAAATAATCATATAAAAGAGATACTTCATCTTCTGAGGTTATTTCGAATTCAATTTCATTTAAAGGTTCTATATTTGAAGTATCAGATATTATATTAAAAATAGCCAGTCCCGCATTTTCAAATGCTTCGGTTATATCCATTCCATAAGATGTAAATCCAATATCTGCCGTGGCTTCAAAATATTCATAATTTTTCATGTGATTACCTCAAAAATAATATTCTTCAAATGCTCTCTATCTCTTTTTTTATATATGGATTTTAAACAATTTAAGATTAGGGATTAAAATGTTAGGCAATAAAGACACCTCAATTAAAGTAGATTTAAGAAAAAGAAATTCATTAAAAGACGAAATAATATATCACAATATAGACATTCAATCTTGCATGGTAATGCTTGTAGTAATAGCAGCATTACTTTTCTCTGTTATTTCAATTGTAGCAGCTCAAGCTCCAGTAGTATAACCTGGAGCATTAAATAGATGCCAAACCCTTAGTTGCACATTAGACTATGAGCTTGCCATGCAAAAAACTATACTCTAATGTTTAAAAACTAATTTCCAGTTACAGGAAAGGCTATTAAAAATCATAGTCCTTGGGGTTGAAACGCAATATAATTTCCCTAGAATTTCCTACAGCCCCTTTTCCTGTAAATTTGGTATCTATTAATCTTACAAATTCTAATTTGTCAACCACCCTATTAAATGAAGAGTAACTTGATCCTGTTTTTTCTTTATATATTTCGGACATCTCGCCAATAGTGTGCCTTCCTTCATTTTCAGAAATGAACTTTAAAACATCTTTTTCTGTATCGGTTAAAGTTTTTAATGTTTGAGATATGTTAACAGATACAAGTGAATCAATAGCCTTATCAAAATGTTCTTGAGCAATTTTACGGCTTGCATCAGCTTCAGCAATATTTCCGCAACTTCTCAAAAGATTAATTCCAACTCTCAAATCACCATTTTCAAAAGTGTACATAGCAACCTGCTCCAGGATATCATCAGAGACAACATCTGGGAAAAAACCTGCCTTAACCCTGTCACGTAAGATATCCTCTATTTCCGAGTAGGAATATAATGGGAATATTATTTCCTGAGGAATGAATACCGTAGTTACGTTTTTATCAAAAGCATATTTGAATTCCAAATCTGACAGGATTGCAAAAATAGATGTTTTTACACCAGGATACTCCTCATATGCCCTGAGCAAATCATATACTACTTTGTTAGCATTTTTTGATTGGAACAAATAGTTAATATCATCTAGCGCTACAACCAGAGATTTTCCGGTTTTTTGAAGTTCTTTCATTATTTGGCCATAGATTCTTGAAAATGGAACACCTGTTTCAGGTGGAATGTGTCCGAAGATTTTTTTATATATTTGTGAAAATATTCCAAAGCGTGTTGTGTGTAGCTGACAGTTAATATAAATGCACAATACTTTTTCTGTTGTCTTTTCGACTAACTCAAATACTTTTTTAATTGCTGTTGTCTTTCCAGTAGCAGGTGAGCCTAGGACTGTTGCATTTGATGGTTTTCCTCCCCGGATAGCTGGCCTTATTGACATTGCCATTGCTTCCATTTGAGTGTCTCTAAAATTATAGTTAGGAGGGAAATAATCTGGATCAAATGCGTTTATGTCTTGAAAAAGACTTTCATCATACATTAAAATATCTTCGATTCCCATGTTATCATATTATATTGTTTTATTATAAAACGATTATTATCTAGACAAGTTAACTATATCCACATCTTCATTGTCAATTATCCATTGTGTGAATTTCTCGGCGTAATACAGTTTTTTCTTTTTAAAGTCGTCTGCTTTGGCCAATGAAGTTTCTATATTGGGTCTTGAGTATTTGGTTATGATTTCACCGAAATCCATACCTGCAAGGGTGATTTCCTTTGCATTAAGTGCAACTGCTAAAAATAATGCCCTATCCCCATCGCTGAATCCTCCAAAGTTGTAAAGATTTCCAATTGGTTGGGATTGTGTAGTTCCAAGCACGCTTGTAAAGAATTTTGTTAAATTTGCAATTTTATCAATATTGTCCCCATGGGCATGGATTACAATGTTTGCTCCCCTAAAGTTAGCAAGCAATATGTCATCAAGATTTCCATCCAAATCCGTGGTGATTATGTCCGGTGCGATTTTCTCTTCAATCAGTGCAGTTGTTGCACCATCAGCTGCAACCAAAACATAATCTTTTAAATCATAGTTTTCCTTAAAGAATTTTACATGCTCTTTTAGAGATGGTCCTGCGCCAAATATGATGTATTTATCTGAAAAATCAACAAATTGAGACAGGGCATCTAAAGTTAAGCAGCCTTCACTTGATAAAATTTCGTCCAGCAGCAGTGCGGATTTCTCATCATTTTCACGCAAAAATCCCAAATCCTCAAGAATTTCCGTATAGTATTTTTCCCAAAGTCCAAAATCCATGGTTAAAACCTCATTATATTATATTTAAATTTTTGATTTATTAATCTATTTATTTGCAACCTTAATCTCAGAGCCTGTAATATAAGTATGCAAATTATTAATTTGTCTTAATGTAAATCCGACCATAAAAGCAGATATTACTGTTCCAATATTCACTGCCCCTAAAATGTTTGTATACCACAATCCACACATTATAAGCGATATCACAACCATCACCGCATCAAAAGCAATTTTTATAGTTGAAAATCTCCAGCCGCTTACGATTGCAATAGCTTCCACACATCCTTCACCAGGAAGTGGGGCAATATCAGCAGGCATATAGACAAATATTCCCAATGCTGTTAGGAATATACTTAAAATTAAAAATAGAATACTCATTTCTATTGATCCGTCAAACGGGATTAAAGAAACTGTGTTTAGTGCCAAATCAGAAAAATATCCAAATAACACGCA contains:
- a CDS encoding NifB/NifX family molybdenum-iron cluster-binding protein; this encodes MYYYLIKMEDFKMRLAVVSSDGKNVDTHLGKGKTIYVYDDMDFVEKRELEISDDSKHQGGKVIQACKDCDAIISVQYGFKSKIKADDADVKLVMDEGPIEEVLKRYIDHVNFMKN
- the mtnP gene encoding S-methyl-5'-thioadenosine phosphorylase, whose amino-acid sequence is MIGIIGGSGVYEIAQKADFCKNELVKTEYGNVEVSILDICSKKVAFIPRHASGHSIPPHKINYRANIDALKNVGVTKVIATNSVGSMNKDMPPGSFVVPDDFLDFSQNRDKTFYEDCVVHIDVTEPYCPSLANVLDASGDVILGGIYVCTEGPRFETPAEIKMFKMLGGDIVGMTGLPEVTLAREREICYNSICIVSNYASGISENELTIDEVFEMLAQKEVDLYELIYNFIKNVDDEEDCSCLHALQGAGV
- a CDS encoding RtcB family protein, whose protein sequence is MTIKDEIKKVRDNVYEIPGSYNKSMRASGRFYIADEYIDDLEEGAIEQIVNVACLPGVQRYAIGLPDIHFGYGFPIGGVAAFSIRNGVVSPGGVGFDINCGVRLIKSNLALEDIEDSLDELTEKLFENIPSGVGSKGKIRLKENEINDVLDYGAEWAVDNGYGWAEDLEVLEENGKMEDADSSIVSDKAKKRGIPQLGSLGSGNHFLEIQIVDEIYDEEVAEVFGLEKGMIVVMVHTGSRGCGHQVCSDYLRIMDKTYKNYKINIADRQLACAPLDSKEAHNYIKAMSAAANYAWANRQMITHWIRETFEEVLGKSAKEMEMSILYDVAHNIAKLETHKIYNREEEVIVHRKGATRAFGPGREEVPEKYRDVGQPVLIPGTMGTASYVLYGSETAMGETFGSTAHGAGRILSRSRAKKDYDADEITDDLASKGIKVKASSKHVIEEEAPGAYKDVDSVVRVSDSTGIAKLVAKVKPLSVCKG
- a CDS encoding archease, with translation MKNYEYFEATADIGFTSYGMDITEAFENAGLAIFNIISDTSNIEPLNEIEFEITSEDEVSLLYDYLEELLFYHEIKFMLFSEFHVEISDNLHLKAKIKGETINWNKHERKTEIKAITFHKMEVRKTDHVELQVIVDL
- a CDS encoding ORC1-type DNA replication protein yields the protein MGIEDILMYDESLFQDINAFDPDYFPPNYNFRDTQMEAMAMSIRPAIRGGKPSNATVLGSPATGKTTAIKKVFELVEKTTEKVLCIYINCQLHTTRFGIFSQIYKKIFGHIPPETGVPFSRIYGQIMKELQKTGKSLVVALDDINYLFQSKNANKVVYDLLRAYEEYPGVKTSIFAILSDLEFKYAFDKNVTTVFIPQEIIFPLYSYSEIEDILRDRVKAGFFPDVVSDDILEQVAMYTFENGDLRVGINLLRSCGNIAEADASRKIAQEHFDKAIDSLVSVNISQTLKTLTDTEKDVLKFISENEGRHTIGEMSEIYKEKTGSSYSSFNRVVDKLEFVRLIDTKFTGKGAVGNSREIILRFNPKDYDF
- a CDS encoding 6-hydroxymethylpterin diphosphokinase MptE-like protein, whose amino-acid sequence is MDFGLWEKYYTEILEDLGFLRENDEKSALLLDEILSSEGCLTLDALSQFVDFSDKYIIFGAGPSLKEHVKFFKENYDLKDYVLVAADGATTALIEEKIAPDIITTDLDGNLDDILLANFRGANIVIHAHGDNIDKIANLTKFFTSVLGTTQSQPIGNLYNFGGFSDGDRALFLAVALNAKEITLAGMDFGEIITKYSRPNIETSLAKADDFKKKKLYYAEKFTQWIIDNEDVDIVNLSR
- a CDS encoding DUF6198 family protein, whose product is MMSFGVAFAIISAYGTTPISSISYSLVLITNISLGITTFIFNTALILIQFIILRSKFHKKRLLQLINCVLFGYFSDLALNTVSLIPFDGSIEMSILFLILSIFLTALGIFVYMPADIAPLPGEGCVEAIAIVSGWRFSTIKIAFDAVMVVISLIMCGLWYTNILGAVNIGTVISAFMVGFTLRQINNLHTYITGSEIKVANK